GGACGGCAGGAAACCGGCTTTGCCAACACCTGGTGGCCCGCTCCATAGGGGCCGGTGCGCACTTCGCTCGTCGGCCCGAACAGCGCGATGACCCGACATCCCACCGCCGCGGCGATATGCATCGGACCTGAATCGTTCGTGATCAAGAGAGCCGCCCTTGAAAGAAAAGCCGGCAGACAACCCAGCGGAATCTTGCCCGTGAAATCGATGAACGGACTTCCGGCAATCGCTCGCAGTTGCTCCGCATCAGACCGATCGCCGACGCTCCCGATCACCACGACCGGTCCGAGTCCTTCACCCTGCAATCGGTCCACCACCTCGGCAAACGATGAGAGCGCCCACCGTTTGGTCGGCCATCGGGCGGAGACATTCACGGCGATCCAGGGCCGATCGATCATCAGCCCTTCCCGCGCACAGACATCCCGAATGATTTCCCAATCGCGGCCAAACGAGGTGAACGAAAACCTGGGCGTGCCGGACGATCGAATACCCAAGGACTGGGCCACGAGCAGGTACCGATCGACCGCGTGCATTTCCGCCGTCGGAACAGGCACGCGCGTCGTGTAGAACCAGGGACTGCCTTCCCTCGCATTGGCAAAACCGATGCGCGCGGGAGCGCCGCTGAACCAAGCGAGCGCTCCGCTGCGGAGCAGGCCCTGCAAGTCGATCGCGAGATGGAACCGCTCGGCCCGCAGGCGCCGCGCCTGCTCGATCCAACCGTGCGCCGTTTCATCCACCGGCCACACTCGATCGACTCCTTCGATCCGCTCCACCAGATCCGCCCAGCGTCGCTTGACGACCCAGGTCAGATGGGCTTCCGGCCAGGCGGTTTTGATCGCCGAGGCCACGGGCATCGCATGGACGATATCGCCGAGGGAACTGGGTTTGATCAACAAAATGCGGGCTCGACTGAACTGAGAAACCGCAAACTGATCGTCGGCCGTAGCGGCGCGCATGGAACGTCCTTGTTATCGAGCGACTAAAAAGGGAGGGCGCGGTCGAGGCCGGTCAAGCGACCCCGTTGCCCGCCTCGATCGAGAAACGGGCCCGCAACTCCCGTCCATAGAGATCGTCGAGGAGCTCCTTGCCGCTCGATACGGCAGCCGTCTCCCTTCGTTCTTCGAGCGATCGACAAAACCGTTGCCACGCCCGCACATAGGGCATCGGCGTCAGATGATGCCGCCAAGCACTGTGCCCTCGGACGATCCGAGCGATCCATTCGTAGTTGCCGGGAATATCGAGGGCGGCGCCGTTTACGATGGGCGCTTCCTCTCTCCCGAACACCATCGTGATATTCCCGCCGTCTCGAGAGATGACGTGCCGGACCTCGCGCAATCCCTGTTTCTTGGCCAACCGGCGCAGCGTCACGACATTGAAATTGTAAAGATGCGCCTCATGAAACGTGTTCTTGGGGGCCTGGCAGGTCGCCTCCACGTTCGGCACCTCGACGACCAACCTTCCACCTGGCTTGAGCCAGGATCGGAGCAGCGCCAATACCGCTCCTGGATCTTCCGTATGTTCGAGTACGTGCCAGATCGTCACCACGTCGAACGACTCGGGGAGAAACGCCGCGTCTTGCACAAAACCCACCTGGACCGTCAATCCATATTCTCGTATCGAATACTCCGCGTATCCCTTGTTGGGCTCGACACCTTGGACCTGATGCCCCAGTGATCGGAGCAGATAGGCGAACTCCCCTCCGCCGGTCCCCACGTCCAAAACGAGCTTGGGGCTCGCCAGCAGGTCCTTAATCTTTTCAAAGCGTGAAAGCGCCACTTTCCCTGCCCGCAGAACATGTTTGGGCTTCGGCTGGTAGGTGTGTTTATAGGAGAGACGATACTCTTCTTCGTAGAACTGCCTCGCGTCATGGGGACGAGGATCGGACCAGACCAGTCCGCAGCTTCGACAGATGACGGTCCGTAGCGGCTTCCCACTGCGACTGCGATTCGACAGGGTGGAGACGTCCGTTCCCCCGCACAGGTTGCAAGGTATTGAGGAGGACTCTCTCCCTGCTCGTCCCCCTTCTCCAGTTTGTTCGCGCATGATCTCAGCCATGGTTCTGCGTCACGCCGGTTGGGCTATCAGAGACCGGTCGTGCATCAAGACCGCGATGCTCTTCGGCTCGTCGAACGGCCTCCTGACAAAACCGACTCTGCACATCTCCCCGAATCCATTCCGCAGCCTCCTCAAGCGACGAGGCGACATGATCGGGAACCACACCGGCGTCACCAAGCCCTTCCACCTGTTGCGGCGTCACGGCCCCTGTGGTCACCAACACGGCCCGCGCTCCCACTCGCTTGGCCAATTCCATATCGCGCGCCCGATCACCGATGAGATAGGAACGGGACAGATCGATACCATGTTCGCGGACGGCCCGATCCACCAGGCCGATTTTCGGCTTCCGGCATTCGCAGCCGTCATCGGGGTGATGGGGGCATACATAAACGGCATCGAGAGTCACCCCCGCTTCGCCGAGGAGGCGGGCAAGTTTTTCGTGAATCGCCTCCAGATCCCTCATGGACAGAAACCCTCTGGCCACCCCCGATTGGTTCGTCACGACGATCAATCGAGCCCCGGCTCGTTTGAGTTCGGCCAGCGCATCGGCGACGCCGGGGAAAAGCTCGTACTGATCCGGCGAGCGGATGTAGCCGGGGTCGGGATTCAACGTCCCATCGCGGTCCAGAAACACGGTGACACCGGCCAGGCCGGCGATCACGTCGGCAGACTGCCGGGCTTTTGCACCATGATCTTTGGATGAATCTCGCGCCGATTCACACCTTGTCCCGTCGCTTCTTCGTATCTGCCGCAACACCGTCTCGTACACCTCACCGACCGCCACTCCGGTCATACATCGATGGTCGATTGGACATTCTCGCAAAAGACAAGGGGCGCAATCGACCGGCGCCCGCACGATGCAGTCTTTCTGCCCATAAGGCGACGTCGTGCGCCAATCCGTCGGACCGAAGATCGCCGTGACCGGCACGCCGAAGGCCGCGGCGATGTGCATCGGGCCGGTATCGTTGGTCAGCAGCAGTCGACACCGCTTGATCGCCGCCATCAATTCTCGAATCGTCGTCGTCCCGGACAAGACCGCCGTTCGTGCGTTGATCTGAGCCGCAATCCGTCGGCCCAATGTTTCTTCCCCCTTGGCGCCAATGATCACCACCGCCGCCTCTCTTTCCTCATCCCCTCGCAATCGTCCGACCAGCCGTTGCGCGACCTCCGCAAAGCGATCGGGCAGCCATCGTTTGGCCGCTCCGTAGGTGGAGCCGGGATTGATCCCGATGACGAGATCCGACGGTCCGATTCCCGCCGACGCCAGTCTCTCGCCCATCGTCCGTTCCTCATCCGGCGAGACGGTCAGCGCCGGAACCATCGGCTCTCCGTTCAGCCCCAGCGGTTTGAGCAGGTTCCAGTAATAGGCGACTTGATGAACAGGTTTCCCAAGGTCCGGAACCGCGACCGGATCGGTCAGAAACATGGCGCGCCCATCGGTGGCATACCCGTATCGGCGCGGGATGCCGGCCAGCCAGGTCAGAAACGCCGCTTCGAAGGCGTTTTGAAACAACACGGCCAGATCGAATCGGTGCCGGCGCAGAGTCTCGGCGAGCGCCCATTTTCCCGAAAGGCCGGCGTGCAGACGACGGTCGTCATAGAGGACGATCCGGTCCACGCCTGCGTCACCCGAGAACAGTTCCGCGACGGAGGGCTTCGCCAGCACCGTCAGTTCCGCCTGAGGAAACAACGACCGGAGCCCGCGCAACGCAGGCTCGCACATGACGGCGTCGCCGATCCAATTCGGCGCCCGCGCGACAAGCCGCTTGATCGATTCCCTACGCACCGGTCTCCCGTCTTATTCCTTTTTCTTCGAGAATCAGACGTCGCAGCCGCTCCAGCCCCCGGAGGATCTCCACGCGAATCCGCAACGCCCACCAGGAGTCCTCCGGCTCAAGAAAGGGCGACAATTTCCCGGCATCTTTCTCCGTCGTCAGCACCAGCTCGGCGCCAGCGGCCTTCGCCTCTGATCGAACCCGGCGGACATCATCCAAGCGATAGTGATGATGATCGCCGAAGATGGTCTCGCCGGCAATCGTCACACCTGCCGCCTCGGCCGACCGGCGGAACGATTGGCCGTTGCCGATGCCGCTCACCAGCCATGCTCGTTTCCCTTGGGCCCATTCGAGCGGCCGATTCCCATCACCCCGCGCCGATACCAGCGACTCCGGCCTGAACGAAACCTCGATCTCGTCGTTGAAGGTGACGCCGGCTTTCCTCAGCCGCTGATGAACTGCCTCGACGTTTTCTCGCGAATCGGCCCTCGTGACGACCACCGCCGTCGCGCGAGCCAGCCCCTCCAGCGGCTCACGCAGACGACCGGCCGGCACCAGCGCGTCGAGCCCCGCCGCATCGGTCGCATCGACCAAGACCACGTCAACGTCCCGATGAAGTCTCCGATGTTGAAATCCATCGTCCAAGACCACGCAATCCACCTTGTGCTGCGCCAAAACCCATCGGCCCACCTCTGTTCGGTCCGCCCCTACCGCCACAATCGCGGAGGGACATCGCTTGGCGATGAGAAACGGTTCATCGCCCGCCTCCGACGGCCCGGCCAGCAACCGAACTCCATCGGAGACCAGCAACCGATCAGCTCCTTTCATCCGTTTATAGCCACGGCTCAACACGGCGACCTTCAGCCCCTCGGCTTGCAACCATTCCGTCAGCAAGATGACGACCGGCGTTTTGCCGGTTCCGCCGACGGTGAGATTGCCCACGCTCACGACCCTGCAGGGCAATCGGGACGGCGTCGCCCGGCCGAGTCGATACCACCAGCCGTGCGATCGCACGAGCAGGCCATAGAAAAACGCGGCCCATCGAAGCCACGTCCGGACCGGTTGTCCGGGCTGCAAGAGCGCCATATCAGCTCGGCGTCTCCCCGGCCATTACAACGCACCGACCGAGCGCCTGAAGGTCGCCGCGCACGTCCCTTCTTGGATTCATCTCCCTTGCCCACGTTCCGAGTGGCTTGACGACGTTCTCCTTCAACGAGCAACCGATACTCGACGTTTTGATGACTCCTTCGCCCTACAGGTCACGAAGGCCGGAGGGAACGGTGCGATGTCTCTATGGCGTTGAAGCACGATTCGATCAAGTCCAGTGTTCGTTGCAGAGCGCCTTGATTGTCCGACACGACGCGCCGCGCGGCCCCTCCGACGCGCTCGCGGGCATGGGGATCGGCAAGCCATTCGCCGCACACACGCACCAATTCTTCCACGTCTCTTACACGCCGGCCTCCTCCCGCTTCTTCCAACATGGTCGCCACTTCCGCGCAATGATCGGTATAAGGTCCGAAAAGAACCGGTTTTCCCCAAGCCGCCGGCTCCAGCAAATTATGGCCCCCGACCGGCACCAAGGTACCGCCCACGAACGCCACCGTCGCTTCACGGTAGGCGCGGGCCAGCTCCCCCCTCGTATCCAAGATGACGACCCGTGGCCCCCGTCCCTTTTGTTCGATTCGGCTTTTCCGTTGAACCGTGAAACCGGCGTCGCGAATCATGGATTCGACCCGCTCCACCCGCTCGATATGTCGCGGCGCCAGCATCAACACGACCGATGGATCCGCCTCGACAATCCGGCGATAGGCCGCGACGAGCATTTCCTCCTCGCCCGCGTGGGTGCTGCCGGCCAAGATCAGCCTGTCCGACTGATTCAATCCAAAGCGCCGTTCCGACGCCTCGCCGTCTTCCCCGGCTGGAAGCGGTTGATCGAACTTGATATTGCCGGTCGTATGCACGCGAGACGGATCGGCGCCCAGCGCGACAATTCGTTGTCGATCCCGATCGGCTTGCATCAAACACAGGGTGATCGACCGGATAACGGATCGATAGAACGAGCGAACGGCGCCCCTATTTTGTCGATCAAACGAGCGGGACGACAATCGGCCGTTCACCAGGATCGTCGGAATGCGCCGGTCGTTCAACGTCCAAAGCACGTTGGGCCACAACTCCGTTTCAACGAACAGGTAGAGCGAAGGCCGCAGCCGATTCACCATGCCCGAGACCGCCCACGGAAAATCCAGCGGCGCGTACCGATGCTCCGCCACGCCGGCCAACCGTTGCTCGACCGCCTCGCGCCCGGTCTCCGTCACGGTCGTCACGATATAGCAAAGCTCCGGATGACGTTCCCGCAACGCCTTGACGAGCGGAGCGGCCGCGACCGCTTCTCCCAGCGACACCGCGTGCACCCAGACGACCGGTCGATCCCGTTGCTCTTTATCGGACGGATGGGCTTGCCAGCCCATTCTTTGGAGAAACCCTCGTCGGCATCGGGGCTTCGCCAACAGCAGGCCGACGACGATCGGCGTTGCGATCAAGAGACCGATGTTATAGAGAACGCGCCACATGACCACGCCGTTGCACTCCTCGCCTCTCCGGCACCTCAGACACCCGTCGAAGAATGCTCCGAATCGCCCGGCCCAGACCGACGCCCGACGCCGGTCGTCGGACGCGACACCTCTTGCTCCGCTTGATCCGTCAGGCGATTAAGCGTCGCTTCCAGCTCCAAGCGAGCGGCTTCGAGCGCCGCGTCGTCCGCCTCGCGCGAAACCCACAGGGGCTCGCCATACAGAAACAGGCCTTTGGAGAAGGGGTACGGGACCATGTATCGATCCCAGCTCGCAAAGAGTTTTTTTTTGAACAGGCGAAGGCGAGGGGGATGATCGGCAGGCCCGTCGCCTTGGCCAACTGAATCACCCCGAGCTTCGCCTGACAGCGAGGCCCTTTGGGACCATCAGGAGTCACGACCACGTCCCGGCCCGATCGGCCCAGCTTGATCAACGCGCGAAGCGCGGCGGCGCCTCCGCGCGTGCTCGACCCTCGCACCGACTCATGGCCGAACCGGGCGATAATACGGGCGATGATTTCTCCGTCTCCATGTTGGCTGATCAACACGTGAGACCCAGCCCCCCGGTAGCCCATCGGGATCATCAACTGTTGGGCGTGCCAAAAGGCGAGCACGATGCGACGTCCTTCCCGGTACAGGGCATCGACCGTCTCATGGCCCCTGGTCTCGCAGCTCATGGTCCGGAACAGGATTCGGATCAAGGCGGCCGCGACCGGCGGCAACAGCGAACAGGCCGCCCACCGTCCCAGCCGCTTTCGGAGGCCGGTCTTCTTCTCTCCTTTCAACACTCCGCCCTCATCATCCGTTCGTGCGCCGCCGCGTCCTGGAACTGCATGGTGTAAAGGCGATGGTACATCCCTCTCCGCCGCAACAGTTCCTCATGGGTCCCCATTTCCACGATCGAGCCGCGATCCAACACGACGATGCGATCCGCGTTTTGGACCGTCGAAAGCCGATGCGCGATGACTAACGTCGTGCGATTTTTCATCAAATTCGTCAAGGCCAGTTGCACCATCCGCTCGGATTCCGTATCCAAGGCCGACGTGGCTTCATCCAGAATCAACAGGGGCGGATCCCGCAGAATCGCCCGAGCGATCGCCAGCCGCTGCCGTTCGCCGCCCGACAATTTGACGCCCCGCTCGCCGATGACCGTATCGTAGCCTTGGGGAAGACGCAGGATGAAGTCGTGGGCATAGGCCGCCTTGGCCGCCTCTTCGATCTCGGCCATCGTCGCATCCGTTCGTCCGAACGCCAGGTTGTTCCTCACGGTGTCGTCGAACAAGACGACGTCTTGGGAGACGATGCCGATCTTCGCGCGCAGCGACCGCAACTGGTAGTCAGCGAGCGGCCGGCCGTCCAGCAGAATCCGGCCGGCAGTCGGCTCATAAAATCTCGGCAACAAACTGATCAGCGTCGTTTTGCCGCTCCCGCTGCTTCCGACCAACGCCACCATCTCGCCGGCCTTGACCGACAGATCGATCCCGTTGAGAGCCGGCACGGCGTGGTCGTCGTAGCGCAGCGAGACGTCTTGAAACTCGAGGCCCCGATCGATTTTCTCCAACGGAACGGCGTCCTGCTCATGCAATCGCTCCGTGGGGAGATCCATGACGTCATAGACCCGCTCGGCCGCCGCCAACGCCTGCTGAATGATGTTATTGGCTCCGGACAACTTGCGGATCGGCGTATAGGCCATCAGCATCGCCGCCATGAAGGAAAACAAAGCGCCCGGCGTCATATCGCCGTGGATGACCAGATACCCGCCGTACCAAATGATTCCCGCCACTCCGATCACGCCGATCACTTCCATGTGCGACGACCCGATCGACCACACTTGATTCGCCTTGAGCGTGGTCCCCAGGAACGCCCTGTTGTATTCCTTGAACCGCGCCGCTTCCGCGTCCTCGCGCCCGAACGCCTTGACCATTCGAATGCCGGCCAACGTCTCTTGCAACATCGACGACAGATCCCCCATCTGCTCTTGCCCGCTCGTCGCCAACCGCCGCAACCGCTTGCCGACCCGCACCATCGTCACCGCCGACAGGGGAATGACGACGGCCGAGATGGCCGCCAACTTCCAGTTCTGATAGAAAATCACGGCCACCATGGCCAGAAACGTCAGGACATGCTGAAAAATATCCTTCAGCACGTTCGACGCCGCGCTCGCCATCAGGCCGACGTCATTGACCACCCGCGACACCAACCGTCCCGACGTGTTCGTGTCGTGAAACCCGACCGGCAGACGGACCAAATGCCGGACCAGTTCCTGCCTGATATCCGCGACGACGCGATTCGTCACATAGGCCATCAAATAGCCGACGCCGTAGCTGAAAAGCGCCTTCAAGACCGCCACCCCCATCAAGGCCACGGGGAGAATCAGCCACAGGCGCTCGTTCTTTTCGATAAAGATCCCGTCCAGCACCGGCTTCGCGAGCCACGCATAGACCCCGCTCAGCAGGGCGACCATGCCCGAACAGGCCAACGCCCCGATGAATCGGCCCCGATAGGGCTTCACGTAGCGCATGAGGCGCTTAAAACGATCTATGCCCGACATGACGCCAACACCACCTCCGCGGCCCTGAGCGACGCGCCGGGCTCGCCCAACGCCGCGCGCACCTTCGCCAAGCCGCGCTTCATTTCATCATAGGCGGATCGATCTTCCAAGAGGCGTCGGGCCTCCTCGTACAATCGCTGGCCGGTCGCATCCGATTGAATCAGCTCCGGCACGACGGTCCGCTCCGCGACCAAATTCACCAACCCGATCCATCGAACCCGGATGAGAAAAAACGCCAACCAGAACGTCAGCGCGCTGGTCCGATACACCAAAATCAGCGGCGTGCCGATCACCGCGGCCTGAAGCGTCGCGGTTCCCGACGCGATCCACGCCAGATCCGCCGCCGCCATGACGTCACCGGCCCGTCCCTTGACGACCTGGACGGAAACCGAGCTTTTTTGCAGCAGGGACTGAAGCAGATGATCTTCGATCGTGGGAGCCTGCGCCAACAGAAACCGCGCACGAGGCTCCCGTTGAGCCAATTTTTCGGCGGCTTCGATCAGGACCGGCAAAAGCAGCTCCACTTCCCTCTTTCGGCTCCCCGGCAGCAGCGCGATGACCGGACCGTCAGGAGCCAAAGCGAACGACTTGCGAAGCTCTTCACGATCGTGCCGAAAGGCGACGGCGTCCAACAAGGGATGGCCGACGAACGTGCAGGGGATCTTGGCTTGATCATAAATGGCCTTTTCAAACGGCAGCACGACCAGCACGTGATCGACCCGCCGTTTGATCCAATGAATACGTCCCGGTCTCCAGGCCCAGACTTGCGGCGCGATATAGTAGAACACGCGCAGCCCCGCCGCCTTGGCGAAATAGGCGTACCGCAAGTTCAATCCCGGATGATCGATGAACACCACCGCGTCCCAGGGCTCCGACCTGAACAATCGACGAACCGCCCAAAAGCGCCGGAGGACCCCCAGCACCATGAGCGGGCCGACCATGCCGATCACGTCGAAACGGCCGGACTCGCCCACCAATCGAACCCCGGCGTCCCTCATCGCCGCCCCCCCGATGCCCGCCAACACCACGTCGGGATCGCGCGCTCTCAACGCCTTGGCAAGATTCGCCCCGTGAAGATCGCCGGAGGCCTCGCCGGTCACGATGAGAATGCGCGGCATGACGTCACCGCCTGGTGCAGTTGCGCCCGATTCGTCGTTCAAGATGCGTGATACAGGACGACTGCCGAGTTCGGAGCTTCACGCCGCGGGTTTCTCATTCATGTTCGAAGATGAGGCTTCGAGCCGCTTGAAAGGCGAACGCCCAAAACCGGAACCCCCTTAACCGGGCCCTTACCTGTA
This sequence is a window from Candidatus Nitrospira inopinata. Protein-coding genes within it:
- the lpxK gene encoding tetraacyldisaccharide 4'-kinase; the protein is MALLQPGQPVRTWLRWAAFFYGLLVRSHGWWYRLGRATPSRLPCRVVSVGNLTVGGTGKTPVVILLTEWLQAEGLKVAVLSRGYKRMKGADRLLVSDGVRLLAGPSEAGDEPFLIAKRCPSAIVAVGADRTEVGRWVLAQHKVDCVVLDDGFQHRRLHRDVDVVLVDATDAAGLDALVPAGRLREPLEGLARATAVVVTRADSRENVEAVHQRLRKAGVTFNDEIEVSFRPESLVSARGDGNRPLEWAQGKRAWLVSGIGNGQSFRRSAEAAGVTIAGETIFGDHHHYRLDDVRRVRSEAKAAGAELVLTTEKDAGKLSPFLEPEDSWWALRIRVEILRGLERLRRLILEEKGIRRETGA
- the waaF gene encoding lipopolysaccharide heptosyltransferase II → MRRESIKRLVARAPNWIGDAVMCEPALRGLRSLFPQAELTVLAKPSVAELFSGDAGVDRIVLYDDRRLHAGLSGKWALAETLRRHRFDLAVLFQNAFEAAFLTWLAGIPRRYGYATDGRAMFLTDPVAVPDLGKPVHQVAYYWNLLKPLGLNGEPMVPALTVSPDEERTMGERLASAGIGPSDLVIGINPGSTYGAAKRWLPDRFAEVAQRLVGRLRGDEEREAAVVIIGAKGEETLGRRIAAQINARTAVLSGTTTIRELMAAIKRCRLLLTNDTGPMHIAAAFGVPVTAIFGPTDWRTTSPYGQKDCIVRAPVDCAPCLLRECPIDHRCMTGVAVGEVYETVLRQIRRSDGTRCESARDSSKDHGAKARQSADVIAGLAGVTVFLDRDGTLNPDPGYIRSPDQYELFPGVADALAELKRAGARLIVVTNQSGVARGFLSMRDLEAIHEKLARLLGEAGVTLDAVYVCPHHPDDGCECRKPKIGLVDRAVREHGIDLSRSYLIGDRARDMELAKRVGARAVLVTTGAVTPQQVEGLGDAGVVPDHVASSLEEAAEWIRGDVQSRFCQEAVRRAEEHRGLDARPVSDSPTGVTQNHG
- a CDS encoding class I SAM-dependent methyltransferase, coding for MREQTGEGGRAGRESSSIPCNLCGGTDVSTLSNRSRSGKPLRTVICRSCGLVWSDPRPHDARQFYEEEYRLSYKHTYQPKPKHVLRAGKVALSRFEKIKDLLASPKLVLDVGTGGGEFAYLLRSLGHQVQGVEPNKGYAEYSIREYGLTVQVGFVQDAAFLPESFDVVTIWHVLEHTEDPGAVLALLRSWLKPGGRLVVEVPNVEATCQAPKNTFHEAHLYNFNVVTLRRLAKKQGLREVRHVISRDGGNITMVFGREEAPIVNGAALDIPGNYEWIARIVRGHSAWRHHLTPMPYVRAWQRFCRSLEERRETAAVSSGKELLDDLYGRELRARFSIEAGNGVA
- a CDS encoding 3-deoxy-D-manno-octulosonic acid transferase; the protein is MWRVLYNIGLLIATPIVVGLLLAKPRCRRGFLQRMGWQAHPSDKEQRDRPVVWVHAVSLGEAVAAAPLVKALRERHPELCYIVTTVTETGREAVEQRLAGVAEHRYAPLDFPWAVSGMVNRLRPSLYLFVETELWPNVLWTLNDRRIPTILVNGRLSSRSFDRQNRGAVRSFYRSVIRSITLCLMQADRDRQRIVALGADPSRVHTTGNIKFDQPLPAGEDGEASERRFGLNQSDRLILAGSTHAGEEEMLVAAYRRIVEADPSVVLMLAPRHIERVERVESMIRDAGFTVQRKSRIEQKGRGPRVVILDTRGELARAYREATVAFVGGTLVPVGGHNLLEPAAWGKPVLFGPYTDHCAEVATMLEEAGGGRRVRDVEELVRVCGEWLADPHARERVGGAARRVVSDNQGALQRTLDLIESCFNAIETSHRSLRPS
- the lpxB gene encoding lipid-A-disaccharide synthase, encoding MPRILIVTGEASGDLHGANLAKALRARDPDVVLAGIGGAAMRDAGVRLVGESGRFDVIGMVGPLMVLGVLRRFWAVRRLFRSEPWDAVVFIDHPGLNLRYAYFAKAAGLRVFYYIAPQVWAWRPGRIHWIKRRVDHVLVVLPFEKAIYDQAKIPCTFVGHPLLDAVAFRHDREELRKSFALAPDGPVIALLPGSRKREVELLLPVLIEAAEKLAQREPRARFLLAQAPTIEDHLLQSLLQKSSVSVQVVKGRAGDVMAAADLAWIASGTATLQAAVIGTPLILVYRTSALTFWLAFFLIRVRWIGLVNLVAERTVVPELIQSDATGQRLYEEARRLLEDRSAYDEMKRGLAKVRAALGEPGASLRAAEVVLASCRA
- the msbA gene encoding lipid A export permease/ATP-binding protein MsbA, with the translated sequence MSGIDRFKRLMRYVKPYRGRFIGALACSGMVALLSGVYAWLAKPVLDGIFIEKNERLWLILPVALMGVAVLKALFSYGVGYLMAYVTNRVVADIRQELVRHLVRLPVGFHDTNTSGRLVSRVVNDVGLMASAASNVLKDIFQHVLTFLAMVAVIFYQNWKLAAISAVVIPLSAVTMVRVGKRLRRLATSGQEQMGDLSSMLQETLAGIRMVKAFGREDAEAARFKEYNRAFLGTTLKANQVWSIGSSHMEVIGVIGVAGIIWYGGYLVIHGDMTPGALFSFMAAMLMAYTPIRKLSGANNIIQQALAAAERVYDVMDLPTERLHEQDAVPLEKIDRGLEFQDVSLRYDDHAVPALNGIDLSVKAGEMVALVGSSGSGKTTLISLLPRFYEPTAGRILLDGRPLADYQLRSLRAKIGIVSQDVVLFDDTVRNNLAFGRTDATMAEIEEAAKAAYAHDFILRLPQGYDTVIGERGVKLSGGERQRLAIARAILRDPPLLILDEATSALDTESERMVQLALTNLMKNRTTLVIAHRLSTVQNADRIVVLDRGSIVEMGTHEELLRRRGMYHRLYTMQFQDAAAHERMMRAEC
- a CDS encoding lysophospholipid acyltransferase family protein, producing MLKGEKKTGLRKRLGRWAACSLLPPVAAALIRILFRTMSCETRGHETVDALYREGRRIVLAFWHAQQLMIPMGYRGAGSHVLISQHGDGEIIARIIARFGHESVRGSSTRGGAAALRALIKLGRSGRDVVVTPDGPKGPRCQAKLGVIQLAKATGLPIIPLAFACSKKNSLRAGIDTWSRTPSPKACFCMASPCGFRARRTTRRSKPLAWSWKRRLIA
- a CDS encoding glycosyltransferase family 9 protein, with translation MRAATADDQFAVSQFSRARILLIKPSSLGDIVHAMPVASAIKTAWPEAHLTWVVKRRWADLVERIEGVDRVWPVDETAHGWIEQARRLRAERFHLAIDLQGLLRSGALAWFSGAPARIGFANAREGSPWFYTTRVPVPTAEMHAVDRYLLVAQSLGIRSSGTPRFSFTSFGRDWEIIRDVCAREGLMIDRPWIAVNVSARWPTKRWALSSFAEVVDRLQGEGLGPVVVIGSVGDRSDAEQLRAIAGSPFIDFTGKIPLGCLPAFLSRAALLITNDSGPMHIAAAVGCRVIALFGPTSEVRTGPYGAGHQVLAKPVSCRPCFSRVCRHEPEIECLRRIEPGEVVETARRVIDESSVSP